GCTCGGGCCATTCGAACTCGCGGACAGCCTCGCGGCCGCGCGCGGCCAGATCCCTCGCGGCAGCGGGATCTGCGATGAGCGAGCGGAAAACCTCCGCGTATCTATCCACCTCTCCATCCTGCATGGGCACCACCACGGCCGCATCGCCCTTGTCCGCTATGTAGGTCGCATACGGGATCATGTCGGAGGCCACCAGGGGCAGCCCCCCTGCGGTCATGTCCATCACCGACATCCCCCAGCCCTCCATGCGCGAGGCGCTGGCCCCGATCGCCGCCCGGAATTGATCGCGCCCCTCGCCGTGCGGCAGGCTGCAGAGCGGCCCCATGCACCTGGCCGGAACCCTGCCGATCAAAAAGACCCGGTCCGAAAGCCCCAGCTCATCTATGCGCGCCTTGATCCCGTCGTACACCCCTGCGCCGTCCCTCATGCCGGTGATGAGCATGATCGTGTCTTTCGGGAGACTCGGCATCACCTCGACGAGAAGGACCTTGCGCTTGGTCTCGTCCATTCGGCTGGCCTCGACGATCACATTCAGGCTCTGCGGATCGCGCCGCATCCTGTCCACCACCTCCGCGGGCACGGTCCTCTCCGGAGGATGGGCCTTCTCCTCGGGGAAGAGATCGGCCCTGCCCTCCATGTAATCGAAGAGGAGCTGGACGTCGGGATGATTCACATTGTCGCGCGGATAAAAGCCTTTGAACTCCGTGCCCGGCGGGAACCTCACCAGCGGCATATCCTCAGGCATACCCAGCCATCGCGTCTGATCCAGTATCTCGGCGGAGGTGTAGGCGATCAACTTCGCCGGCGGCGCGTCCGGATACAGGAGCTGCCCGAGGGCCAGCTGCGCCCCGCCGACCAGCGCCCTCTCCACCAGCTCGCGCATGGAGAAATTCATGGCCATGTACTCCCACCTGCGCGCCTTCTCCTTCAATTTTTTGATAGACTCGTCGGCGTCATCCGACTTGGGCATCTCATCCATGTTTTTCCGCTTGAGGGTCCCTATGGAGTGCGAGGTCCATGCGTGCCTGTTCACGGCATCCAGGCGGCCGGCAAGCTCCGGATCCTCGCTCAGATAGGTCGCGAGGCTTCTGATCACAGTCCTGATAATGCCGCCCGCCATGGGATTGCAAAGCGAAGTGGGGTCGAATCCGAACTTATCGGCTATCCAGCCGGAGAGAACCTCATGCTGCCATCCCCTCACCACGAGCTGGCCGATCACTCCTCCATCCCAGTAGTGGGAGTTGATCCAGGCAACGTGCTCCCAGGGCTTGACCTTGGCGGCGCGCGCCTCCTCAGCTATGAAGTGCGACAGGTTTTGGGCGATGACAGGGAGCTCCGCGAATATCTGCTCCTTGGCGACGAACTCCGGCTCCACGCCCGGGACGAAGACGTAGCGCGCCAGCGGCTCGTTCTCAAAGAAATCCACTCCCCTGCGGTCGCCGAACTTCTCGTATTCGGCGGCTGGCCTGAATGCGCGAGTGGCGATCGTCACCTTGTAGCCCAGAGGCACCAGATTCTCCGCGACCTTGTTGACGTACGTTATCTGGCCGCCGGAGTCGGGGCCGCTCGTGGGCCAACGCGTGTCCGGGCCCGGATAGCCGTGATTCGTGACGAGCAACGCGTGCGGACGCGCCACCGCGAGGAACGCATCGTTCTTTTCCCTGATGTGTTGCGGTTGTGCGGCGACGGCGAGCGAGATCAAAGATGGTCCTGAATAGCCGGAGGCAGAGACGAGGGGAGAGGAGATTGGGCGCATCAGCGATGACAAGTCGGCCTCCAAAAGATGTCGTAACACGCGATGGATCGGCCTTTATGCCGGCGGATGCCTTTACTAGCTCAATCCGCCGCCACCTTCAAGTCTTTTTTCCGCCCGGCCGCACCACGCCGTCGTTTCCGCTCCCCCCGCCCGGCCGCTCAAAAACACAGCTCAGAGGAACACAATAAAATTAGCCTTGTATTTCAGATGGTTGACTGCCATGTGCCGCCCCGCCGCCCCGGCATCCTTCAAAAAAACCACGCAACTTCTACGACAGAGGAGCGATACCATGCCGTGACAGCTGCCGGTCACAGTTGAAACTGACGCAGGAAAGGAAAGATGCCCGGCCCAATATCCAGCATACCCCCGCCTTCCGTGGGAACGGCC
This bacterium DNA region includes the following protein-coding sequences:
- a CDS encoding glycosyltransferase; this encodes MRPISSPLVSASGYSGPSLISLAVAAQPQHIREKNDAFLAVARPHALLVTNHGYPGPDTRWPTSGPDSGGQITYVNKVAENLVPLGYKVTIATRAFRPAAEYEKFGDRRGVDFFENEPLARYVFVPGVEPEFVAKEQIFAELPVIAQNLSHFIAEEARAAKVKPWEHVAWINSHYWDGGVIGQLVVRGWQHEVLSGWIADKFGFDPTSLCNPMAGGIIRTVIRSLATYLSEDPELAGRLDAVNRHAWTSHSIGTLKRKNMDEMPKSDDADESIKKLKEKARRWEYMAMNFSMRELVERALVGGAQLALGQLLYPDAPPAKLIAYTSAEILDQTRWLGMPEDMPLVRFPPGTEFKGFYPRDNVNHPDVQLLFDYMEGRADLFPEEKAHPPERTVPAEVVDRMRRDPQSLNVIVEASRMDETKRKVLLVEVMPSLPKDTIMLITGMRDGAGVYDGIKARIDELGLSDRVFLIGRVPARCMGPLCSLPHGEGRDQFRAAIGASASRMEGWGMSVMDMTAGGLPLVASDMIPYATYIADKGDAAVVVPMQDGEVDRYAEVFRSLIADPAAARDLAARGREAVREFEWPELTRTFVGEVEKVFDISRK